From Candidatus Omnitrophota bacterium, a single genomic window includes:
- a CDS encoding glycosyltransferase family 2 protein — MENNIKLSVVIPCLNEEKNIVRAVRLTDAYLAKKNLSGEIIVVDDGSADMTAENAEKTAVSAAFRLTVIKLGRNLGKGAAVRKGILESSGDYVLFTDADFSTDISELDNFLRECEKGSDIVIASRSLPGSVLDPPQSFFRRAIGAFCRIMVHFLAVKGYKDTQCGFKLYKRKAARAIFSRLKTDGFAFDVETLVLAEKLGFSVREMPVKWRNSPDSRVNPVKDSFVFFIRLLRGF, encoded by the coding sequence ATGGAAAACAACATCAAGCTTTCGGTGGTGATACCCTGCCTCAATGAGGAAAAGAATATCGTCCGGGCGGTGCGGCTGACTGATGCTTATCTGGCTAAAAAAAACCTATCCGGCGAGATCATAGTTGTTGACGACGGCAGTGCGGACATGACCGCCGAAAACGCTGAAAAAACCGCGGTCTCCGCAGCATTCAGGCTGACCGTGATAAAACTCGGCCGGAATCTCGGAAAGGGAGCGGCTGTGCGCAAAGGCATCCTTGAATCCTCCGGAGATTATGTTCTTTTTACCGACGCCGATTTCTCCACCGACATAAGTGAACTGGATAATTTCCTGAGGGAATGCGAAAAAGGCAGCGATATCGTCATCGCTTCCAGGAGCCTGCCGGGGAGCGTCCTCGACCCTCCCCAATCCTTTTTCCGCCGTGCGATAGGAGCTTTCTGCCGGATAATGGTGCATTTTCTGGCGGTTAAAGGATACAAAGACACCCAGTGCGGTTTTAAGCTCTACAAGAGGAAAGCCGCCCGGGCAATATTCTCCCGCCTTAAAACCGACGGTTTCGCCTTTGATGTTGAAACGCTGGTGCTCGCCGAAAAACTCGGTTTCAGCGTCAGGGAAATGCCGGTAAAATGGAGAAACTCCCCTGATTCAAGAGTAAACCCTGTAAAAGATTCTTTTGTTTTTTTTATCCGGCTGTTACGGGGCTTTTAG
- a CDS encoding ComF family protein — MFRQLINFIFPPRCPGCGEFLPLSAREPVCRRCLDEISSHELPPVEYGNCALISSALYRGAAKKLIKEMKFRNGRSCARTAARVMTDSLIKHGGSFLPDVIIPVPLHRTRKNERGYNQASLIAKSVSKILKLPFSASKLRRVRNTPSQRGLHPDERIKNVKGAFAVRGKLPANIILIDDVATTGATVNECAAALLKGGAERVIALTFAKT, encoded by the coding sequence ATGTTCCGGCAACTGATAAATTTTATTTTCCCGCCTCGCTGCCCGGGATGCGGAGAATTCCTTCCCCTCAGCGCACGCGAACCCGTTTGCCGCCGATGCCTGGACGAAATAAGCTCCCACGAGCTGCCTCCCGTGGAATACGGCAACTGCGCGCTGATAAGCTCCGCGCTCTACAGGGGCGCGGCAAAAAAGCTGATAAAGGAAATGAAATTCCGCAACGGCCGCTCATGCGCCCGGACAGCCGCGCGCGTGATGACGGACAGCCTCATAAAACACGGCGGGAGCTTCCTGCCTGATGTCATAATTCCCGTCCCCCTGCACAGAACCAGAAAAAACGAAAGGGGCTACAACCAGGCATCACTCATAGCGAAAAGCGTTTCTAAAATTCTGAAGCTGCCCTTTTCCGCTTCAAAGCTGCGGCGTGTTCGCAACACCCCCTCCCAGCGGGGCCTGCACCCCGACGAGAGAATAAAAAATGTAAAAGGCGCTTTTGCCGTGCGGGGCAAACTTCCGGCGAATATTATTCTCATAGATGATGTCGCCACAACAGGCGCCACCGTCAACGAATGCGCGGCCGCGCTGCTTAAGGGCGGCGCAGAACGAGTTATCGCCCTCACCTTCGCCAAAACCTGA
- a CDS encoding Flp family type IVb pilin, whose translation MNFLRDERGQGMTEYILLVFLIALLAYAMVQVFGNTVKNAFNSGASKLRNAAR comes from the coding sequence ATGAATTTTTTGAGAGATGAAAGAGGGCAGGGCATGACAGAGTACATTCTTTTGGTTTTCCTTATCGCCCTTCTGGCCTACGCGATGGTTCAGGTCTTCGGCAACACCGTTAAGAACGCGTTCAACTCCGGCGCATCAAAACTGAGAAACGCCGCGAGATAA